The genomic stretch TTCATCACAGGTTGGATAATCCAAATATCCTTCTTCTGACATAGTATAGAAAGTATCTCTATTATACTTGTTCGATGGTAATCCCTTTTCCAATCTATCGACTATGTCTGGATTAGAAATCCATATTCTACCATAGGCCAACAAAGTTCTATCGTCCTTTAGAAATTCTTTGGCAACTTCTGGATGATAAGCAAGATTACCAGCTCTTATAATGACTCCTTTCCAAATGGAGTATATAAATTCGTTGGTACCTTCAGTATATTCACCTTCACCTTCAGGTAATACTGGACTAGTAACACGAGGCTCTACCAAGTCAATAAATGCAAGACGGTTTCCAGCTTGGGCtcttttttctaattctccTACTACATAAGCATATTGAGCCACAGTCAATGGATTAGAGCCACCAGATATATCATTGAAAACACCATAGGGGGAAAGTCTGATACTAAGTTTGTCAGCCCCAAAAGCTTCAATCAATGCGTCAACGACTTCTAAAGTAAATCTTGCTctattttcaatagaaCCACCATATTCATCAGttcttttattagaattaatgtctaaaaattgatttaacaaataacCATTGGCAGAATGAATTTCAACACCATCAGCACCTGCAGCAATACAATTTTTAGCTGCTGCTACATAATCCTTGATGTATTGTTTCATATCATCCTTGGTTAAACCATGAATCTTGACTTTATTTTCCTTGGCAATTTCCCCATGGATATCGTTCCCATAAACATCATCAGTGGCACCATCGTATCTTAACCCATCTCTAGCCATTAACTTGGCATCAGCAGCCCAACCTAAAGCCCATAATTGTGGccaaataaaagatttgtTCTTATGAACAGCAGCAAAAACTTTTTCCCATTCCGCAATCTGTTCTTTGGACCATATAACTGGAACATTGTCATCACCACCAGCTTGTCTGGAGATAAAAGCAGCTTCAGTgatcaataatattcctTCTCTCCTAGAACGTTGATCATAATACTTAGCAGTCCATTCCTTATGAGAAACATAATCAGGATGTTGAGCCCTTCTTCTAGTTAGGGGTGGAAAGACAGCTCTATGTTTCAATTCATTGTTACCTACTTTGATTGGTTTGAACAAGTTTGCGTCGCCTAAGGCAACAGGTTTAAATTCTTCGACAAAAGGCATTGTAGATGTAGGGTTTAAGAACAAGAATAGCAATACCCCTGCGTTATATAGACATCTGTCAAGTAGAATGATTAATAAGCATATACAGGTGTTGTTGTATTTAGTTTAACCAAACCTTATTGCATATgtatatacatacatatgTATATACACacatatctatatatatatatagatatagaTATGCCTTTAGGATCCGAGATCCGAGATCCGCTTCCGCCTCCCTTACACTTGAGGCGGACCCTAGATCGACCGCGATCGCCCCCAGATCCGGGCTCGAACGCCTCTTCACTAGCCGCCCCTTTTATATTCCGTCCAACGTCACATCCGACAAGCTTCTCCGATGTATCCCGCTACGAACACCCTTGGGGTTCTAGGTTCCTGAAAACCGCTGTACTCAGCAGCAGCACGTGCCGGCGGAAGACCTGATCTGGAAATGCCGAACGGGCTATAAGCCGAACAAGTCAGCCGTGCCGAAGCCGAGACCAGCTGTCCGGAATGTCCGGATGGTTTCTCCAGATACGGTCTGCTCGGACTGTACAGAGTGTCCGAGATGATTATGAAGGGGTTTTTTCCGAGCTGATTATAAAGTGTTCAAGGAGTGTCCGGCAATTCCATGGAGTCTCGGACTGCCACCCCCTTCTTCATTCGGATACTGTCGGATGCCGTTTCGGGTCCAATTATATAACTACCACTTCAGGCCGACTTTTTTCACTTACCATTTTAGGACGGATTTTTCAGTCACAGCATGCCTACTCCCCtagtttcttttttctttatttcttgatttctttatttttttttttcatattttaatgttttCATATtgtatttcattatttatttatgttAGCCAGCTCATCATACTTTTGTTTTTGACTATCTTAATAGCTGGCCTGAGTATCGTTGTAGGTCGAACCAACTACCGCATACGTTTGTTTGTTTACTCCTGCAAGGGGAGCCTGTGGACACCTCCCTATCCGATGCCCGTAATCATCGCCTGCTTTGAAGTAACTGCAGTCCACAACTGGAAGGCTCAGTTATCTTACTTAACGCATGGCCTGTGTATAATACTTGTTTACCTGTTATGTTAATTATGTATATTCGTCGAATATTTAGTTGTGTGTTATATGCTATTTTGTTTTGCTCTGTATTTGTTTTGTATTGTTTTAGTATAGTTTTCTATGTTTTATTTGGGCagttttgtatattttacTTGGATAGTTTTGTATATGTTTGTGTACCCTTGTCTCCTCTCAGACAACTCCGTGCCACTCCGTTGTCCTATCTTGTAGGGAGCTTGTTGTTTCGttattgtttatttattttttgtttatttatcttttaccacttaCACTCTCCTTCAAGTCAACTCCTTCAAATGTACTCCCTCAAAATGGATTAACTCCTTCATATTGTTTCTCTCACTATTCCTTCATAGTACTCGTTCTATCGCACTCCCTCATTtcaattggaaattttCTTTCCAGGTATATAAACTTAATCGATTTAGTATccttgttttttttatttaaaaagattaataatctcacctcttttttcttttctgccaattttttttattttgcttcaaattttgtttatattctcttaattatttttttgataatctttttcttcCAGTCTGATTACTGATCATatcaaacaaatatattcaatcAATCAAATAAGAATAACTAATcgttgtaatttttttaaaaaaatctacCATCAGCCAACAGAATTCTTTTGaaactttaaatatatttttttacaaagAGGAactatcatttttttcttttatttatttttggaaataataataataataattaataccACAACAACTTTATTTTCGTTTTTCTACACTACTTCTCTCTTCACAACCCCCATATAAAATTCCCTTTGCATTATGAAATTCGATACCTCCGTTTTATTAGGTTTAGCCTCCTTATTAGCTGGGATCTCCCAAGCCGCCGATGATGAATCTCAAGGTTCTAACAGATTGGAATTCTCCAACATCGGTTACACTGGTTACTACGAAGATGTTCAAGAATTGAAACATATCTGGcaagaaaagaaatgtTTGTGTAAAAGATCCAGAGAAGCTTGGTTCCATGGTACTAACGCTCCTTTATCTGAATACTTGAGTATTCAAGTCCGTGGTCCTGTCGCTTTGAAACAATTCGGATATTACCATGCTGATTACTTTGCCATTGGTGATCCTTACTCTAACTCTACTAGTTGGACTCGTGGTGGTTACTATAACTCTGTTTCAGGTCTTGCTGAAAACGTCactttcttaaataattatggTGCTCAATCTCCATGTTTGGGTGGTGCTTTAGCTTACACTGAAGATGATGGTATGGCTAACTCTGAAATCGCTCACACTTTGAAAGGTGACAACTTGATACCATCTGGTAGAGAATATTCCATCTACTCCAACAAATTGTGTCCTCACTCGGGTGTCAAGAATGGTTGCGGTGTTTATAGACATGGTATCCCAGCCTACTACGGTTTCTACGGTAAGACTAAGATGTtcttatttgaatttgaaatgcCACACGATTCAAGACCAAACATGACTGCTATCCCATACTACGATTTACCAGCTATCAGTTTATTAAACGATCGTATCCCAAGAACTTCTTTGAACCCAACTAACGAATTATGTAATTGTGTTACTGGTGGTTGTGGTGTCTACAACGTCTTTGAAGCTAAGAACGGTACCGAAAACAATCACTTATACAGTACATTATTCACAAACCAAGTTGGTGGTCAATTAGCTACTGGTTTCGTTTCTGATGGTTGGATTGAAAGAACTGATGGTGTCATGAGAGGTGGTGTTATCATGGACTCCGCTGGTAACATTGTTACTTTCATGAACAACAACACTATTTTCGATGCTTCTATAAGTGCTTCTGATGTTGAGTCCTTCTTATCTCAAATCCCACAAGATCAAAGTATCTCTACTCAAATAGCCGCTGCTGTTCCAGTTTCTTCCACGAAGACTAAGAAGAAATAGATATCTTAATTCGATTGGactaatttaaaaataaaatcaaaaacaaTTGATATCGATTacattcttcattttctgtATTAGCTCTTCtcttttaacaaaaatattttaatctaccaaaaaaaaaaaaatgaaccAACTCCAATTGTGaaacatttaaaaaatccctcaaaaaaaaacatcattattagtattaattCACTTTTTAATAACATAATAATTACATGtatttgtaaatatatgtggtctttatttaaaagaatacCTAACCAAAATATAAGcgtttaatttttctttcatatCCTTTCccttttttcattctttatttttttatttatatattttatgtctattttttttctctccCAATAACTACTCGATATATAGATTAATGTGTTGTTACTAACTACTAActataatgatttttttttcgaaaCGAAAATAGTTACATAAAacatatttagaaaaactatttttaatttataatttataatactTATTAATCCttatataattgaaatgTAATTTTGTTCTGCAAATATTTACATAAAAATAACCTGAATATagtaaatttgaatatcaaaaaaaaattcttttgtttTCATTTATATGAGTATGAGTATTTTTTGAGtttatgatttttttatctttagCCAATTTACtcaaataaatgaaaattgtAAGAATACTaccaaaatataataaaaacaaaacaaaaaaatataaataattgacAATATATAATGCCAttgttgaaaatgaatgttaataaatataataggTCTTTATGCGTAAACAAGTAATAATTACTAGTTTAGGAATAATATAAGAGTATAAtgtacaaataataatactaataaaatcCCAATTAGGTAATTCATGTGTCATAAGATTAACTATTGAAGTAAATGATGTgtcataatattatatatctaattATAAGTTTGtatttcttatatttatttttatatattattccTACTTAGAAGGGTAGGAGGTTTCTATAATATAACTTTACTAGTAACAacagaattattctctaaATAATGTCGGactctaatattaatacaactTATACTTCCGATAAGCcatattatttcaaatggAAAATAGAAAGAGATAAACGcgtcaaaatattaataggAATTTGTATCTGACTGTAAGACATTAGaatcttttgtattattattgttgtcAGTCATAATTTAAGAactaattattttttagtaagtatttaaaaatataaagaccTCCTACCTTTTTGAGTAGGAATGAAAATCatgtaaaataaataatatacaaaaatttGGTGTCAAATAAAAGGTTGGCAATTTATACAATTGTTTTTGGATAAGAGAAGTTAATTCATATATAggtgaaaatttttcatctaaTTAACCCCAAAAGTGTTGTATGTCTCTCATGCTTAGTATATCCCGTAGTAGTTACATTACGTACTCCATTTGACGACAACGAATTATCCAATTGGGCTTTTTATTAGCAACGTATAATCACGTTATACTCTTTTATCCTGGAATACTGTATCCACTGCTTTATGTATAGAGaccataaatatttatcaataaatttattttcagcACTTGTAATTAGAGCTCAAAACAATTAAGttgatatattaataacttGATAAATGAATAGTATAATAACTCttataaatgatttaaGCGCTGGATATCTATggtatttatatataatgtattaaaaaaaatagaagaatATAACctatgaaataataattatgaaAAGTTCAATTCAGAACTTCTCAGGTGCCATAGGCAAAGAATCTACTCTTATATTAtccatttcttttttattgttatttaagactgtttaattttttttttttaactataatacaatattaTTCCCAATATTAAGACGATATGTAACAGTAATATTGCGACTTTTGTTGTTGAATTCTGAGCAAATAggaatgaaattaattttctattattggGGCaagttattttttgtttaatcaAGCTCGatagtttttttatacgaaatttttctttttactttatatcatataaatatttgaataacaGTCGCATACTGTACATTTTTAACGTATAAGACCTGGAATGGATTAGAAATAGTCTTTGTAGTGTTTCTCCTCTTAGAagtgttttatttttggctatatatatttagtaTCTCTTTTGGTGGAATAACCATAAAGTTTTTCGAAAAGAAGCTCAATGTTTCATTTCTAGCCACttttatcaataaaattctcttggaataaaattttcttcCACTCTTCATTTTATTGGAGAGctattaattttcttgattTCTAATACATGAGTATCGAATTTAGctgatatttcaattttagtAAATTCCTTTTTACAATTTAGAGTATGATgatcaaataatttgaacAAATTGATTCggttaataaaaatttcttagGGACATGCTAGTGAGATATCCTTAATGAAAgcccaaaaaaaaaacattaatgAAGGAAGGAACTACCTTTaagaataatttcatttttttgatacaattaaataatgctCACCAAAAGATCacttttagaaatataaattgcaatatatgatattttcaccaagtatttatatattctcGTAGGGCTTGTATTTTGCTATATTACTCTACATGTTTGAGACAAGTCAATTCTTGAGtgtataatataataaaaaaaagtagtTTAACGTGGGAAACCAAAgtcaaaataatatcgtGATCCCTAATAACATGATTTACTTTGGTAAATGTAAATCCCTTTGTCAAACGATCCACGGAGTCTTGgttaaaaaagataatcaatcaacatatatatatttattaggGTGAAGAGTGAAGAGTTAAGTAGTTTAAATCTATAATTTTagtttatatttatcaagTAAGGAGTGAATATATGTTTGTGTTTTTTTGAAGTTGAATGTATAAGTATAAAATTAAGG from Henningerozyma blattae CBS 6284 chromosome 4, complete genome encodes the following:
- the TBLA0D00160 gene encoding alkene reductase, giving the protein MPFVEEFKPVALGDANLFKPIKVGNNELKHRAVFPPLTRRRAQHPDYVSHKEWTAKYYDQRSRREGILLITEAAFISRQAGGDDNVPVIWSKEQIAEWEKVFAAVHKNKSFIWPQLWALGWAADAKLMARDGLRYDGATDDVYGNDIHGEIAKENKVKIHGLTKDDMKQYIKDYVAAAKNCIAAGADGVEIHSANGYLLNQFLDINSNKRTDEYGGSIENRARFTLEVVDALIEAFGADKLSIRLSPYGVFNDISGGSNPLTVAQYAYVVGELEKRAQAGNRLAFIDLVEPRVTSPVLPEGEGEYTEGTNEFIYSIWKGVIIRAGNLAYHPEVAKEFLKDDRTLLAYGRIWISNPDIVDRLEKGLPSNKYNRDTFYTMSEEGYLDYPTCDEAVKSNDKKIISLCNCLLITFFYTYTIN
- the TBLA0D00170 gene encoding uncharacterized protein, yielding MKFDTSVLLGLASLLAGISQAADDESQGSNRLEFSNIGYTGYYEDVQELKHIWQEKKCLCKRSREAWFHGTNAPLSEYLSIQVRGPVALKQFGYYHADYFAIGDPYSNSTSWTRGGYYNSVSGLAENVTFLNNYGAQSPCLGGALAYTEDDGMANSEIAHTLKGDNLIPSGREYSIYSNKLCPHSGVKNGCGVYRHGIPAYYGFYGKTKMFLFEFEMPHDSRPNMTAIPYYDLPAISLLNDRIPRTSLNPTNELCNCVTGGCGVYNVFEAKNGTENNHLYSTLFTNQVGGQLATGFVSDGWIERTDGVMRGGVIMDSAGNIVTFMNNNTIFDASISASDVESFLSQIPQDQSISTQIAAAVPVSSTKTKKK